In Patescibacteria group bacterium, the following are encoded in one genomic region:
- a CDS encoding class I SAM-dependent methyltransferase, translated as MTHHVSISLIRGKEYWFNTAQNRWYKMKPPIRPSSADLKIYNQFLHNAVKGQKSPKVLILGATPELRDLAAKYTKEVTVVDVNLEMILAMTKLMRKKNPSEIWVKANWLSMPLAHNYYDVILGDGVVNNVAWSEVNIFWKHLAQILKPNGKFTTRILFYIPPKISSGIASEIMEHMWKRRGPNAADCAEMHIAAQVLSFDFKTKTTPNPSERQYNQIFQNHPWAKKNKTKIYKAIKKIYPASKKSWRALTPRETRREVSPFFKIIMQKSPPHSLFDKFFAVYYLQKK; from the coding sequence ATGACTCATCACGTCTCTATTAGTTTAATCCGAGGGAAAGAATATTGGTTTAATACAGCGCAGAATCGGTGGTATAAAATGAAACCCCCTATCCGACCATCCTCGGCTGATTTAAAAATTTACAACCAATTTTTGCATAATGCGGTCAAAGGTCAAAAATCTCCCAAGGTTCTAATTTTAGGCGCCACACCCGAATTAAGGGATTTGGCGGCAAAATATACCAAAGAAGTGACGGTTGTGGATGTGAATTTAGAAATGATTTTAGCGATGACCAAGCTGATGCGGAAAAAGAATCCCAGTGAGATTTGGGTGAAGGCGAACTGGCTTTCCATGCCGCTTGCCCATAATTATTATGATGTGATTCTCGGTGATGGCGTAGTAAACAACGTGGCTTGGTCGGAAGTAAATATTTTTTGGAAACATTTAGCCCAAATTCTAAAACCCAATGGTAAATTTACCACCCGTATCCTTTTCTATATCCCGCCCAAAATTTCTTCAGGCATAGCTAGTGAAATTATGGAGCATATGTGGAAAAGAAGAGGACCTAACGCGGCAGACTGCGCGGAGATGCACATTGCGGCGCAGGTCTTGAGCTTTGATTTTAAAACAAAGACTACCCCCAATCCGAGTGAAAGACAGTATAATCAAATTTTCCAAAATCACCCTTGGGCGAAGAAAAATAAAACAAAAATCTATAAAGCAATTAAAAAGATTTATCCCGCGAGCAAAAAATCGTGGCGCGCTCTAACCCCGCGAGAGACAAGACGCGAAGTTTCTCCATTCTTTAAAATTATTATGCAAAAGTCTCCACCCCATTCTCTGTTTGATAAATTTTTTGCGGTTTATTATTTACAGAAAAAATAA
- a CDS encoding PLP-dependent transferase — protein MIGWDGISRQFVNCYALQELFSKGHYLVNSPQELQLETEISKYTGAEASAVTNCGMAAIGAVVNFLIQPGDCVLFSKALYPGAIRFAENLGQKIDMIKVHFIDPADVVSLQEMIELQPRFYFFEMIGNSPGMPVVNYKATLDILVSMNTVAVVDTTLIPTFHPFFQENWSVKVIEVASLSKWESEGKVAGGRISGSVDIIQGIKNSDYYRQVVMQPIVAEQIALPRLERYFSLYCENAISAAQIMARYPSKVEVFYPGLVSHPGYNLVHSQFDGLAGGIFYAAMKGGQEMAIQLADKLCAFDHWSITPSFGAEDWRILPLGVISENYDPALIRIAAGHSKEGVDILEDVLTQL, from the coding sequence TTCTCTAAAGGACACTATCTTGTGAATTCTCCGCAAGAATTACAGTTGGAAACAGAGATTTCTAAATACACCGGCGCGGAAGCAAGCGCTGTCACTAATTGCGGTATGGCGGCGATTGGCGCGGTGGTGAACTTTTTAATTCAGCCGGGTGACTGCGTTCTGTTTTCTAAAGCGTTATATCCAGGGGCAATACGGTTTGCGGAAAATCTGGGGCAGAAAATAGATATGATAAAGGTTCATTTCATTGATCCTGCAGATGTCGTTTCGCTACAAGAGATGATAGAGCTGCAGCCGCGGTTCTATTTCTTTGAGATGATTGGTAATAGTCCGGGGATGCCGGTTGTGAACTATAAAGCCACTTTAGATATTTTGGTTAGCATGAACACCGTTGCGGTCGTGGACACCACCTTGATTCCTACTTTTCATCCCTTTTTCCAAGAAAACTGGAGTGTCAAAGTGATTGAGGTCGCCTCTTTGTCCAAGTGGGAATCAGAAGGCAAAGTTGCTGGCGGCAGAATTTCGGGTTCTGTGGATATAATCCAAGGCATCAAGAACTCTGATTACTATCGGCAGGTAGTAATGCAGCCGATTGTGGCGGAACAAATTGCGTTGCCGCGGCTGGAGCGGTATTTTTCCCTATACTGTGAAAACGCTATCAGTGCCGCTCAAATAATGGCTCGATATCCCAGTAAGGTTGAAGTATTTTATCCGGGTTTGGTGTCACACCCCGGCTACAATCTTGTCCATTCCCAGTTTGATGGTCTGGCTGGTGGCATTTTCTATGCTGCGATGAAAGGCGGGCAAGAGATGGCAATACAATTGGCAGATAAGTTGTGTGCTTTCGACCACTGGTCTATTACCCCTTCCTTTGGCGCTGAAGACTGGCGGATTTTACCACTAGGTGTTATTTCAGAGAATTATGACCCCGCGTTAATTCGTATCGCAGCGGGTCATTCTAAAGAAGGCGTGGATATTCTTGAGGATGTTCTTACGCAATTATAG